A region from the Hylaeus volcanicus isolate JK05 chromosome 6, UHH_iyHylVolc1.0_haploid, whole genome shotgun sequence genome encodes:
- the LOC128878767 gene encoding uncharacterized protein LOC128878767 isoform X2, producing the protein MTNSYDSIEFSPSKSYNNIILDKQEKDDASTSKTSTSDIHVEKECSMSHDCLQLKETHDQCHNIVKACHNHQLLSKCPGCLKVFATCPKCSTIDQIIQQLKKCSVDQDNI; encoded by the exons ATGACA AACTCCTACGATTCTATAGAATTTAGCCCTTCGAAAAGTTACAACAATATAATACTTGATAAGCAAGAAAAAGATGACGCATCCACTTCGAAAACATCTACAAGCGACATACACGTGGAAAAGGAATGTAGTATGTCTCACGATTGTCTACAGTTGAAAGAAACTCACGACCAATGTCATAATATTGTAAAAGCTTGCCATAATCATCAA CTCTTATCAAAGTGCCCTGGATGCCTCAAAGTTTTCGCCACATGTCCAAAATGTTCTACCATTGACCAAATTATACaacaattaaagaaatgtaGTGTAGATCaagataatatataa
- the LOC128878767 gene encoding uncharacterized protein LOC128878767 isoform X1 yields MSRDDSKYLIVQSKFIIKTEHSFQNSYDSIEFSPSKSYNNIILDKQEKDDASTSKTSTSDIHVEKECSMSHDCLQLKETHDQCHNIVKACHNHQLLSKCPGCLKVFATCPKCSTIDQIIQQLKKCSVDQDNI; encoded by the exons ATGTCTCGAGATGACAGTAAGTACCTGATAGTTCAAagtaaattcataataaagACGGAACATTCATTTCAGAACTCCTACGATTCTATAGAATTTAGCCCTTCGAAAAGTTACAACAATATAATACTTGATAAGCAAGAAAAAGATGACGCATCCACTTCGAAAACATCTACAAGCGACATACACGTGGAAAAGGAATGTAGTATGTCTCACGATTGTCTACAGTTGAAAGAAACTCACGACCAATGTCATAATATTGTAAAAGCTTGCCATAATCATCAA CTCTTATCAAAGTGCCCTGGATGCCTCAAAGTTTTCGCCACATGTCCAAAATGTTCTACCATTGACCAAATTATACaacaattaaagaaatgtaGTGTAGATCaagataatatataa
- the LOC128878568 gene encoding ciliogenesis-associated TTC17-interacting protein-like: protein MSINVHIEIYSNYIDTINHFRFVYEDDGLHEKTTYIGMEDNFYHVKLTCACPCDESTETKDLSFPCNDRLISEGVNVLLMRYLALINYDGTLSLESITMDGDLAVSNYTCTQAERMEIDDHFLSVYTIERKIHKTDETVNTVKTYLTSQGRILRHNWLDAPYILKINPFVDPTVASKTVRVETPLKEHWSEDIEMVSKYLDAKVKKWFSKVAEQTEYLADHPEIKQLLADYTQTLLVGNLNWITIVPILLRQVILCI, encoded by the exons CATAAATGTCCATATCGAGATTTACTCGAATTACATTGATACAATAAATCATTTCAGATTCGTATACGAAGATGATGGGTTGCACGAGAAAACTACTTATATAGGAATGGAAGACAATTTCTACCATGTAAAATTGACGTGCGCTTGTCCGTGCGATGAATCTACGGAAACCAAAGACTTATCTTTTCCTTGTAATGACCGATTAATAAGCGAAGGAGTAAACGTATTGCTTATGCGGTATTTGGCACTTATAAATTATGATGGAACGCTATCTCTTGAGAGTATTACCATGGATGGAGACCTTGCTGTTTCTAATTAT ACATGTACTCAAGCTGAACGTATGGAAATAGACGATCATTTTTTAAGCGTTTATACGATTGAGCGTAAAATACACAAAACGGACGAAACTGTTAATACTGTGAAAACTTATTTGACTTCGCAAGGTAGAATACTTCGACATAATTGGCTGGACGCGccttatattttaaaaattaatccatTTGTCGACCCGACTGTCGCAAGTAAAACTGTAAGAGTTGAGACACCGTTAAAAGAACACTGGTCAGAAGATATTGAAATGGTTTCTAAATATTTGGATGCGAAAGTAAAAAAGtgg tttTCTAAAGTGGCAGAGCAAACGGAATACCTAGCAGACCatccagaaataaaacaattgctGGCGGATTACACTCAAACGCTATTAGTTGGTAATCTCAACTGGATAACCATTGTACCAATCCTTCTTAGACAGGtcatattatgtatataa